CTACGCCGAAACCGGCGGCAAGAACGCCACGATCGTCACCGCGCTGGCGGACCGCGACCTGGCGATCAAAAACGTGCTGCACTCGGCCTTCGGCCACAGCGGTCAGAAGTGCTCGGCCACGTCGCTCCTGATCCTCGAGGACGAGGTCTACCACGACGCCGGCTTCCGCGACGCGTTGGTTGACGCGGTCACCAGCCTGCGGGTCGGGTCCGCGTGGGAGCTGCCGACCAAGATGGGCCCGCTGATCCGCCCGCCCTCGGGCGAATTGGAGCGGGGTCTCAAGGAGCTGGAGGAGGGCGAGTCGTGGTGCGTGATGCCGAAGCTGCGCGTGGGCGACAACCCGAGCCTGGTCTCGCCCGGCGTGAAGTGGGGCGTGCCCGCGGGCGGCTTCACCCACAACACGGAGTTCTTCGGCCCGCTCCTGGGCGTGATGCACGCCAAGAACCTGCGGCACGCGATCGAGCTGGTCAACGCGACCGGGTTCGGGCTGACCTCGGGCATCGAGAGCCTGGACGACCGCGAGCAGGAGCTGTGGCGGCACACCATCCGCGCCGGTAACCTGTACCTCAACCGGTCGACCACCGGCGCCATCGTGCTGCGGCAGCCGTTCGGCGGCATGGGCAAGAGCAACGTCGGCCCCGGCATGAAGGCCGGCGGCCCCAACTACGTCGCGCAGTTCATGCACCTCGAGCGCAGCGGCCCCCCAGCGTCGACGGCCACATCAGCGGACCCCGACCTGGCGTCGGAGCTATCGACCTTTGTCGGTGAAGTCGCCGCCGCGATCGGGCTCCAGTCCGACGAGACCGCCGCCATCCAGGGCACGGTCGCGGACTACGCCGCCGCTGCCGAGTCGGAGTTCCTCCGGTCCCACGACCACTTCCGGTTGGTGGGCGAGGACAACTTCCGCCGGTACCTGCCGATGGAGGTGCTGCGGGCGCGCGTGCACGGCGACGACTCCGTGCACGACGTGCTGGCGATGATCGCCGCGGGCCGCGCGGTCGGCTGCCGCGTGATCGTTTCGGCGTCGCCGGCGGTGGCCGACAAGCGGCGGGAGCTCTTCGACGCGATCGACGCCGCCACCGAGCTGTGGGCCGGCGGGCTGGAGATGCTCGAGGAGTCGGTCGAGCAACTCGCCGAGACGGTCGCCGCCGGCCGCAGCGGGCGGGTGCGGTTCACCTCGCCCGACCGCGTGCACGAGGCGGTCCGCGAGGCGAAGGCCGCCGCGATGCTGTACCTGGCCGACGAGCCGATCACCCGCCGCGGCCGCGTGGACCTGCTGTGGTGCCTGCACGAGCAGAGCGTGTGCAACATGTACCACCGCTACGGCAACCTGGGCGACCGGGCGGACGAACAACGCGCCGAGCCGCTCTAGCGGCGCGGCCGCGACGCGACATAGCATCCACGCTTCGCCGTGGTGACGGCGGCTGTCACGCTCAGAACACGGGCGACAGCTCGGTGAGCCGCGCGGCGGTCTCGGCCATCAGGTCGTCCTCGGCGGCTTCGTCGGCCGCCTCGTAGGTGACGCTGAAGCGGAGGAACGAGCCGGCGTCGTCCCACGGCACGGTGCAGATGGACTGCTCGGTGATCAGGAACTGGCTGACCTCTTCGGCGTTGGCGAACTCCGGCCCCCCCTCGAACGCCTTGGGCGCCGGCGTGTAGAGGAAGTAGGTGCCGCCGGGCATCTCGCACTCGAAGCCGCACTCGGTGAGCGTGGCGACCAGCTTCTCCATCCGGCGGCGGTACTTGGCGCGGATCTCCTTGGGGATGGCCGGGTCGTCCAGCCCGGCGGCCGCCGCCTTCTGGATGGCGATGAACTGCCCGCTGTCGCCGTTGTCCTTGTAGTCGGCGAACGCGCTGACGATCCGCTCGTTGCCGCAGACCCAGCCGATCCGCCAGCCGATCATGTCGAAGCCCTTGGACATCGAGTGCACCTCGACGCCCACGTCCTTCGCGCCCGGCACGGACAGGAAGCTGGTCGGCTCCTGGTCGAACGACAGCATCGCGTGCGCGGCGTCCTGCACCACGACGATCTCGTTCTGCTTGGCGAACTCGATCGCCTTCTCGTAGAACTCGGTGGTGGCGGTCTTGCCGGTGGGGCTGTTGGGGAAGTTCAGCACGATCAGCTTGGCGCGCTCCAGCACGTTGCCGGGGATGCCGTCCAGGTCGGGCAGGAAGCCGTTCTCCTTGAGCAGCGGCAGGTTGTGCACCGTGCCGCCGTAGAACCGCGTGAAGTTGCCCGCCACCGGGTAGCCCGGCACGGTCATCAGCGTGACGTCGCCCGGGTTGATGAACACGCCGGGCAGCTTGGCGTAGACCGGCTTGCTGCCGATGTCGTGGTTGATCTCGGTGGCCGGGTTCAGCTTGACGCCGAACTCGCGCTCCATGAACCGCGCGGCGGCCTCCTTGAACTCCAGCACGCCGTTGTCCGCGTAGCCGCGGTTCTCCGGCTTGTTGATCTCCTGGGCCATCGCCCTGCGCACGACCTCGGGCGCCATGGAGTCGTTCTCGCCGATGCCGAAGTCCAGCAGCCTCCGCTCGGGGTGCTCGGCCAGCGCCTTCCGCTTGGCGCGCTTGATCTTCTCGAACTTGTAGATGGCGCCATCCTTGCCGTAGTTGGCGCCGCCGATGCGGTCGGCGAAGAGCTTCTGGAAGTAGGGGTCGGACATTTCTGTATACAGTCAGCGAGAAACGAGTGGGGAGAACCGAAACAGCTTATCGGACGAACCGGTTAGCGTCGACCGGCGGCGGATCCCCCGTGTTTCCGCGGTTTGCGGTGGGCCACCCCACGTGGCCGCGCCGCCGCCGCCGTACTAGAATGGAGAGTTCCCCGCAAACCGCCCGCCAACCGCCGTTTCCCTAGAATGCCCAGCGAAGAAGAGCTCTACGAGGAGCACATCCTGGATCACTACGAGGACCCGTTCCACCGGGGCGAACTTCCCTCGCGCACGCACAGTCATGAGGACAAGAACCCGCTGTGCGGCGACGTCGTGCGGATCGACCTGAAGCTCGACGAGGAGGGCAAGATCGAGGACTGCTACTTCTCAGGCGACGGCTGCGTCATCAGCCAGGCGTCCGCGTCGATGCTGCTCGAGCAGATCCAGGGCAAGACCACCGACGAGCTCAAGCAGTTCACCGCCGAGGACATGCTCAAGCTCTACGGCCCGCGGCTCACCCCCAACCGGCAGAAGTGCTGCCTGCTCTCCTGGCGGGTGATCCAGCAGGCGGTGCACTCGCCGGTGGGCGCCGGCGAGGGCTGACCCGAGGAAGGGCGAACACCACACCATGAGCGAAACTACGCTAGCCTCGCCGCACCTGCTGCCGGAGTCGGTGCGCGAGGACTTCCCCATCCTCGACCAGCGCGTGCACGACGGCCGTCCCCTGGTGTTCCTGGACAGCGCGGCCAGCTCGCACCGGCCGCGTCAGGTGATCGACGCGATCGTGCAGTGCTACTCGCACGACTACGCCAACGTTCACCGCGGCATCCACACGCTTAGCGAGCGCGCGACCGACGCCTACGAGCTGGCCCGCGAGAAGGTCCGCGGCTTCCTGGGCGCCGAGCACGCCGAGGAGGTCGTCTTCACCGGCGGCACGACCGCGGCCATCAACGCGGTGGCCCGCGCGTGGGGCGACGCCAACGTCGGCCCCGACGACGAGATCCTGCTGACGCCGATGGAGCACCACTCGAACCTGGTGCCCTGGTTCCAGCTGGCCGAGCGGACCGGCGCGTCGATCAAGCACATCCCGCTCACCGAGGACGGCCGGCTCGACCTCGACCGCCTGGACGAGGTGCTGACCGACCGCACCAAGCTTTGCGCGTTCGCCTCGGTCAGCAACACGCTCGGCACGATCAACCCGGTGAAGGAACTGACCCGCCGTGCGCACGAGTCGGGCGCCGTGGTGCTGGTGGACGCCGCGCAGAGCGCCCCGCACATGGTGACCGACGTGCGGCAGCTGGGCGTCGACTTCCTGGCGCTCAGCGGCCACAAGATGTGCGGCCCCTCGGGCGTGGGCGTACTGTACGGGCGGCGGGAGCTGCTCGCCCAGACGCCCCCCTTTATGGGCGGCGGCAGCATGATTAACCGCGTCTACCTGGACCGCTTCACCCCGGCCGACATCCCCACCCGGTTCGAGGCCGGCACGCCGCCCATCGCCGGCGCCATCGCGCTGGGCGCCGCGGTCGACTACCTGCAGTCGGTCGGTCTGGACGCGATCCACCGGCACGAGGAGGCCCTCATCGACCACGCCTGGGAGCGTCTGCAGGAGGTCCCCGGCATCCGCCTGCTGGGCCCCGGCCCCACGCAGCGCGCGGGCCTGGTGAGCTTCGTGCTGGAGCGGCCCCACCCGCACGACATCGCGCAGCTCTTGGACTTCGACGGCGTCGCGGTCCGCGCCGGGCACCACTGCACGCAGCCTCTGCACGACCTGCTCGGCATCACCGCCAGCACCCGGGCCAGCTTCTACCTGTACAACCGCCCGGAAGAGATCGACGTGCTGGTCGAGTCGCTCAAGAAGATCGGCGACCGCTTCAAGCCGTCGGGGCGCAAGCGGCGGCGGAAGCAGTAGCGGCCTAGGGTAGAGCGTCGAGCGTTGTTGAACCGCCGCGCTCCGCCTGGCTATGATACGCCTGGGTGTTGGCGCAGACTTCCGAAGCACGGGCTTCGCGATCGCCACGCCCGTCACCGATCGGTCAATCCATGATCCGACTCCTGAGCCAGTCGCTGGCGATCTTCGCGTCCAATCTGCCTGCGCTGCTGGGGATCGCGCTGCTGATCTACCTGCCCGTGAATGTGGGGCTCAACCTGCTCGTGGACGAGAGTTCCGCAGATGAGTTCGACGTCGCGGCTTTCCAGGCGTACGGCCTCTCCGAGGTGCTGTTCGGCTCCCTGGCGGCGGGCTTCGCAACCGTTGTCGCCGCCCGCTCGCGGATGGCGGAGCCGGTGCGGTTCCTGCCGGCGCTGGGGCAGGCGATGCGGCATTGGCCTGCAATGGTTGGCGCAACCATCCTGTTCAACATCGGGGTCACCCTCGGGCTGGTGGCGCTGGTGATCCCCGGCGTGTACCTCGCCTTGAGGTGGGCTTTGATCTACCCCTCGATCGTGCTGGACGACGCGGGCGTGAACCACTCGTTCAGCAGGAGCACCTGGCTGTCTCAGGGGTACCGCTGGCAGATCCTTGGGTTTGCGGTGCTTGGGCTCCTCGCGGTTTCCGCGCTGACGATGCTGCTCTACCTGTCGTTCGAGTGGCTGCCTGCGGACCTGTACTTCCCGGCGGTGATCGCCATCGACACGCTGGTGAGTTGGTTGTCGCTGATCTGGCCGATCCTGCTGACGCTGTACTTCCTCGAAGCCCGCGCAGCCGTCGAGGACCAGGACCTCCCCGAGGAGCCTTACCGAGAGCCGAACGAAGGCGACCGCGAGGTGGTCGCCGACGCAGACAACCCGTTCCGCTCTCCGCAGTACTGATTGCCCGTCAACGCGTTGCGCGTTTGTCGCGGCCGCGTAACCAGATGGCAACGGGCGCCAGCAGCAGCGCCGAGGGTTCCGGAACCTGGTCAATTCCTATTCCGGCCGCGCGGCCGAAGTTGTCCCGCCACACCTCGTAGTCCTGCTGGTTAACCACGCCGTCGCGGTTGCCGTCGGCCGCGGCGAAGCCGCCGCCCAGGTGGTCCCGCCAGACGGCGTAGTCGGCGGCGTCGACCGCCGAGTCGCCGTTGTAGTCGCCGGGGATCGACAGCGAGGTGAGGGTCTCGAACTCGACGCGGCGGAAGTTCATCACGCCCGAGCCGCTGGCGGCGCTCGCGCCAAACTGGTACACGTTCCCGCCGGGGCCATGGACCGAGGGGACGCCGTCCCAGTCGGTTATGTGGCGGCCGTCGAAGTAGAGCGACGCCAGCCCGCTGGCGGGCGACCAGCGGAGTTCGTAGTCGTGGTACGCCTGCGCGTCGGCCACGCCGGTGAGCGGCTCGCTGAGGATCCGCACCGGGTTGTTGTGGTCCCACAGCGAGGCGACCAGCGCGCCGCCTTCCAGGTCCAGCTGCAGCAGGTACGCGGCGTTGTCGAAGTAGACGCCGATGCCCATGCTGGGCAAGCCGCCGCTGGGGCTCACCAGCCGCGCGGCGGCCGTCATCCGCCAGCCGAGCTGGCGGGCGTCGGCCAGGTAGCGTCCGCTCAGCGGCTGCAGGTAGTGCGGCGCCGCGCCCCCGACGGCGCTGTCGGCAATCTGCCAGGCGGCGCCGGTCCCGCCGACCGTGTCGAGCACCGCCAGGCCGGCGTCGGCGGCGTCCGCTGGGATCCAGCCGTACAGCTCGGGGTCGAAGGCCACGGTGGCGCCCGCCTGGTAGACGCCCACCTGCTCGGCGCGCGCGGGGGCGGTGATAGCGACGCACGCAACGCCGGCCACAACGCCGTAGAATGCCCGAGTGATGCTGCCCATGAAAGACTTGTCGGCGCCCGGCCGCGGTCTGGGTGAGTCGTCGAAACCGTCGAGGGTAGCGGATTGCCGGCGGGCGGCGCCATCATTCGGCGCTGCGGGTTGGCGACGCATCCGCCGTGCTAGTCACCCGCGTGCTAGCAGGGAACCGCAGCGCAAACTGCTCTGAGTCGATCTCGAGATTCAGCCGGGCCTGCTCAACGCGCCCCGTGACGGTTTCCGTTGGGGTGTCCGCCGATCGATCGAACCGATGGCGGGTCCAGTCTGAGGGCGCCCACCGCTCGTTGGTTAGGGCGTAGGCGATGTCCAGCGAGCTCCGGGTCTGGCCGCGGTGGAGCACCACCCAGCGGACCGGCAGGCAGCCCCGTGCCGGGTCCACGCTTAGGCGCCCCACCGTGTCGCGGTCGCCGTGGCGACGGGGGAAATCGAAGGCGACGAGCCGGCTCTCGGGCAGCGGTTCCGCCGCCGGCGACGCCCGCATCCGCCGGACGTCCCACCCCTGCTGCCGCAGCACGGCCATCGGGGCGAGCCACAGCCGGACTGCCATCACACCGGCCACGTTCGCCCACCCCGGCGGCTGTCCGCCGCGGTGCTCGCGACCGGTCGGGGGCTGGTCCGAGTAGGGCGTCCACAACGCCCGCGTCGATTGCTGGTCGAAGGCGACCTGCAGGCGCCGCACCCCTCGGCCGTGGTCCTCTACCCGCTGGCCGTCCCGCGCGTGGAACAACTGGTCGATCGAGAACCGGCCCGCGTGGTAGTAGTAGTCGATCGTGGAGGAGTCGGTCGTGTGGCTGGTCGCGAAGGGGTCGTCGGGGGTCGCTGGCCGCGCGTCGCCTTGGCGGGCGTGATCGGCGCGGATCGTGAAGTGGACCGACTCGAGCTCCGCCCGCCGCTGACTCCACTGCCGACGCGCGGCGGCTTCGATCGGTTCGCTGCCCTGGGCGGCCGGGCAGAAGGCGGTGGCCAATGCGGCAACGCAGGCCAGGCGAGCGGCGGTGTCGGGCACAGGGCGACTCGTTTGCGGGGACGGGCGGAGGCGCGAACGCGTAGATTCATCCAAGAGCCGGGGGATTATTCCCGCGGCCTCAACCATCCCCGAGCCGCGTTACTCTTTGTCGTCCGCCGGCTTGGCGGCCGCCTCGGCCTTCTTCTCGCGGTCGGCCTCGGCGGTGCGGAACTCGTCCAGGTTGTCGCGTCGGACAACCTTGGTGGCGATGGTCATCGTGCTAAAGTTGCCGGGCGGCGGGATGGCGCTCGCCTGGCGCTCGCAGTAGGAGGCGAGCACGCGGGTCGCCTCGTAGCCAAACTGGTAGGGGTCCTGCGCGATGGTGGCCGCGATGTGGCCCGACTCGATGCCGCCGAGGGTCTCGTCCGAGGTGTCGAACGTCACCAGCGGGATGTCGCCCAGCCGGCCCTCGTCCTCCAGGACCGACAGCAGCAGCCCGCCGTGGCGGGCGTTCATGCCGACCAGGCAGGCGAGGTCGCTGTGCTGGGCCAGCAGCTCGCGGAGCTGGTCGCCGGCCCGTTTGTCGTTCCCCTCGTCGACCAGGTAGGCCACGATCTCGTAGGTCCCGTTGGCGTTGGCGTCCTCGTCGTCGCCGCCGATGAGCTCTTCCTGGAAGCCGGCCTTGCGCTCCAGCATGTTGTCCTTGGACAGGTTGGCCAGCAGCACGGCCACCTTGCCGCCGTCGGGCACGGACTCCTTGACCAACGCCGCCGCCTTGGCGCCGGCCGACCGGTTGCTGGTGCCGACGTAGCACAGCCGGTCGGAGAGCGGCGCGTCGGAGTCGACGGTCACCACGAACACGTCCTTCGCCAGGTTGTCGATCAGCCGCGTCTGGCTCTCGGCGTCGAGCGGGCTGAGCGCGACGCCCCGGACCGAGTCGGTGTCGATCTTGTTCAGCAGCACCGCTTGCGACTGCACGTCCTCGTCGGCCTCGGGCATGTAGACCTTGACCTCGGCGTTGACGTCGCGGCCGGCGGCCTCGGCGCCGCGGGCGATAGATTGCCAGTAGGGCTCGCTGCCGCCGGTGACGATCACCAGGCTGGGGCGCTCGACCATCGGGGTCGGCTTCTGGAAGACGCTGATCCGGTAGACCGCGACGCCGATCGCCGCGGCGATCAGCAGTGTCATGAGGACGGTGCGTTGTGTGGACATCGTACACAACCTTCTGCTAGAGGAGAGGACGTCCGCCCCCGGGCCGGGGCGCCGAGAGCGCGCCGCGCCGAGCGGGTCCGGTCGAATCTTACCACGACCGCCCGCTACACCAAAAAAAGAATCAACGCGGCGAGAAAGTGTTGCGCCGGGCGGAGACTTTTCAATAGAAACCGGCCACCCAGCGCGGTCCAATAGGAGGCGTGCTGTGCGTCGGTGCTTTAGCGCAGTCAGCGCGCAGGCCCCAGCAGCGTCAGAGAACTAAACTTCGTTGAGGTGTTTGCGTGGAGGGTGCATGCGAAGGTCACCGAGGCGTGCGGCCGTGGTCCGTTGGGCGCCCGGACATTTGTCCCTGTCGGCGCACACGCGTGGACAAAAGTCGGGGCCGACACCACCGGGTTAAATCAGAAGACACTGCTATAGCAGGGTGAAACGCGAATCGGCACCGGCGGTAGGGTCCGACTTTTGTCCCTAAAAATCGATGCGCCAGAACGGGACAAAACTCTGGGCCGGCGGAGCACCCTGAGTGCGACGGGGCCGCTGCTTGCGGCGGGGGCGGGCGGCTAGCTGCCGAGCGACTCTTTCCACTCCCGCAGCATGAGCAGCGCGTCGATCGGCGTGGTGCCGTCGATCTCCAGTCGGCGGATCTTGTCGACCAGCGGGTGCTCGTACGCGTCGAACAGCTGCAGCTGCAGCCCGTCGGCGGGCGCGGCGGGCTTGCTGACCACGGGCTGGGCTTCGACGGGGGTGAGCTGAGTTTCGGCGTCGTGCTGCGACTCGAGCTTAGAGAGGATCTCCTGCGCGCGCTGGTTCACCCCGCGGGGCACGCCCGCCAGCTTTGCCACGTGGATGCCGTAGCTCTTGTCGGCGGCGCCCTCGACAATCTGGTGCAGGAAGACGACGTCGCCCTGGTGCTCGTGCACCGCGACGCTGCGGTTGGCGACCCCGTCGAGCTGGTCGGCCAGGTCGGTCAGCTCGTGGTAGTGCGTGGCGAACAGCGCGCGGCAGCCGATGTCGTTGTGCAGGCACTCGGCGATCGCCCACGCGAGCGACAGCCCGTCGTACGTGCTGGTGCCGCGGCCGATCTCGTCCAGCACCACCAGGCTGCGGCGGGTGGCCGTGTTGAGGATCCGGGCGGTCTCGGTCATCTCGACCATGAAGGTCGACTGGCCGCGGGAGAGCTCGTCCGACGCGCCGACCCGGGCGAACAGCCGGTCGGCCACGCCGACCGTGGCGCGCTTGGCCGGCACGAAGCTGCCGATCTGCGCCAGCAGCGTGATCAGCGCCGTCTGGCGGATGTAGGTGCTCTTGCCGGCCATGTTGGGGCCGGTGATGAGGAGCAGCGAAGGCGAGGTTTCCGGGTTTCGGGTATCGGGCTTCGGCGCGCCGGAGTTGAGCAGCGCCTCGGGGTCTTCTGTCCGCGCGGCGCACGAGACGCCGTTCGGAACGAACTGGCCTTCGGGCTGCATCACGTCGAGCACCGGGTGGCGGCCCTCCTCGACGTCCAGCACCGGGGCGTCGGTGATGGTGGGCCGGGTGTACGCGCGGCTGCGGGCCAGGTCGGCCAGCCCGGCCAGCACGTCCAGCTCGGCGAGCGCGGCGGCGGTCGACAGCAGCCGGCGGCCGGCCTCGATCACCTGCTCGCACAGCTCGGCGAACACGCGCAGCTCGATCTCCTTGACCCGCTCCTCCGCAGACAGCACCTTCTCCTCGTACTCCTTCAGCTCCGGCGTGATGTACCGCTCGGCGTTCTTGAGCGTCTGCTTGCGGATGAACGAGTCGGGGATCTTGTCGCGGTGCGCGTGGGTGACCTCCAGGTAGTAGCCGAACACCTTGTTGAAGCCGACCTTCATCGACGGGATCCCGGTCTCCTCGACCTGCTGCGCCTGGTACTTGGCGATCCACTGCTTGCCGCCGGCCATCAGCTCGCGGCACTCGTCGAGCTCCGGAAGGAACCCCGGGCGGACGAAGCCGCCGTCGCGGGCCTGGTGGGGGCAGTCGTCCTCGAGCGCGGCCTCGAGCTTGGCGCGGAGCTCCGGGCAGAGGTCGATCCGCTGCTCGATCTGCGCCAGCCGCTCGCTAGACCGGCCGGACAGCTTCGCCTTGAGCGCCGGCAGCCCGGCCAGCGTGCGGCCCACGCAGGACAGGTCACGCGGGCTGGCGCGGCCGGTGGTCACGCGGGAGACCAGCCGCTCGATGTCGTACACGGCGCGGAGCTTCTCGCGGACCGCGTCGGTCAACGACGGCGCGTCCACCAGCTCGGCCACGGCGTCCAGTCGGCCGTTGATCCGCTCGGCGTCGGTCAGCGGCCCGCGGAGCCACTCCGCCAGCAGGCGGGCGCCGGGCGAAGTGACCGTGCGGTCGATCACGCCCAGGAGCGCGCCCTCGCGGCGGCCGTCGCGCAGCGTGTGGGCGATCTCGAGGCTCCGCCAGGTGGCGGCGTCGATCTGCAGGGTGGACTCGTTCTCGAACGGGAGCAGCCGGTCGATGTGTCCGAGCCGAGAGCGTTGGGTTTCCTGCAGGTAGTCGACGATCGCGCCCGCCGCGCGGATGGCCAGCGCGTCGCGCTCGGAGTCTTCCTCGAAGCCGAACCCGTCGAGCGACTTCACACCCAGCAGCTTCTTCAACGCCTCGGCCGCGACCTGCTGGCCGAACGCCCAGCCGGGCCGCCGGGTGCGGGTGCAGCGCTCGGGCAGGTCGGCAGGGTCGGGCAGGTCGTCGGACAGCAGGCACTCGCTGGGCGCGATGCGGACGATCTGGTCGGACAGCCGGTCGGTGGCCATCGCGGCAGCATGGAACCGCCCGGTGGACACGTCTACCCACGCCAGCCCGGTCTGCTCGCCGGCGGGCACAATCGCCGCCAGGAAGTTGCTGCTCTTAGGGTCGAGCAGCCCGTCCTCGGTCAGCGTGCCGGGGCTGACGATGCGGGTCACCTCGCGGCGGACGATGCCCTTGGCCTGCTTTGGGTCCTCCATCTGGTCGCAGATGGCGGCGCGGCGGCCGGCGCGGACGATGCGGGCGAGGTACTGGTCGAGTTGGTGGTGGGGGAAGCCGGACATGGGCGTCGGCTCGATCCCGCGCGCGGCGTCGCCCTTGTCGCGGGCGGTGAGCGTGATGCCTAGCAGCTCGGCGGCGTCCTTGGCGTCCTGGTAGAACAACTCGTAAAAGTCGCCCATGCGGAACAGCAGCAACGCGTCCCCCGCGGCCTCCTTGGCCTGGTGGTACTGCTGCATCATGGGACTAAGCGACATTGCTCACGGCTCCGCTGGTGGACGAAGCCGTGAATGCTAAACCACCGCCCGGGGGAGGCTCAAGTGGCTTGACAGAGCAGCCAAGCTCCAGGCGTCACCCTCAACCGGGGGGACGGCGGTGCGGGCGTTGGCGGTCCACCGGAACGGGATCGGCGGGCGGAAGCTAGGCCGCCAGCTTCGCCGCGGCGGGACGCTCGGTCTGGATGGCGATGACGTCATTCGCCTCGCAGAAGAAGCGGTAGCCGTAGCCGGCTAACCGGGCGAGGCAGGCGTCGATCTCCGCGGGCGGCACGTGGCGGTGCTCGAAGCGGATCAGCGCCGGGCGGAAGCGCGAGAAGTCGACGCCCTTGAGAATCTCGTGGTCGTAGCCCTCGGCGTCGATCTGCAGCAGGTCGATCGAGTCGACCCCGGCCCGCTCCAGCACGCCCTCGATGGTCAGGCACTCGACGTTGTGGACGATCAGCTCGTGCCGTGCGAAGCCGTACTTCATCACGTGCTCGGCGTTGAACGAGGCGGTCTGCGTGCAGTCGCGGGGGGGGATGTAGAACTCCCGCGTGCCCGGCTGGCGGTCAATGGCCGCGTTGACCAGCGTGAGGTGGTCGGAGTCGCCGTACAGCGACTCCAGCCGCTTGAACACCTCGGGCTGCGGCTCAACCAGCACGCCGCGCAGCCTGCGGCGGGAGATGACGTCGCCCAGGTCGTCGTGCGCGACGCCGTCGTACGCGCCGATCTGCAGGAAGGTGAAGTCGGGCTTGTCGAGCAGCACGTCGCTGATGGCCAGCGGCAGCACGCTGCCGTAGGCCAAGCCGGAGTCCATAATCAGGGGCAGCGGGTCGCGCGTGCGGCGCAGCCGCGCCTTGCGGAGCAGGCGGTCCTGCAGCCGCTGCAGGCCCTTGCCGCTGGGCAGGAACGGGCGGACGTGACGCTTGACTCGCTTCAGGAACGACATGCTGGTTGCCTACCGCATAAAGCCAACGTTGAACGTGAACACCTGCAGCTCGTCGGTGTCGGCCCGCGAGACGGGCCACGCGAAGTCGAGCGCGATCGGCGCCGGGCCCATGGCCGGCACCTGGATCCGCAGGCCGACGCCCGGCGCCACACGCCAGGTGTCGATCGTGACCGAGTCTTCGACCGTGCCGAAGTCGCAGAAGCAGACGCCGTTGACCATGTCGTCCGCGGTGAGCGGGAACAGGTACTCCAGCGTGTTGAGGAACATGAAGTCGCCGCCGGCGCGGGGCGAGGCGCCGCGGAAGTCGAAGCC
This genomic interval from Posidoniimonas corsicana contains the following:
- a CDS encoding LL-diaminopimelate aminotransferase; amino-acid sequence: MSDPYFQKLFADRIGGANYGKDGAIYKFEKIKRAKRKALAEHPERRLLDFGIGENDSMAPEVVRRAMAQEINKPENRGYADNGVLEFKEAAARFMEREFGVKLNPATEINHDIGSKPVYAKLPGVFINPGDVTLMTVPGYPVAGNFTRFYGGTVHNLPLLKENGFLPDLDGIPGNVLERAKLIVLNFPNSPTGKTATTEFYEKAIEFAKQNEIVVVQDAAHAMLSFDQEPTSFLSVPGAKDVGVEVHSMSKGFDMIGWRIGWVCGNERIVSAFADYKDNGDSGQFIAIQKAAAAGLDDPAIPKEIRAKYRRRMEKLVATLTECGFECEMPGGTYFLYTPAPKAFEGGPEFANAEEVSQFLITEQSICTVPWDDAGSFLRFSVTYEAADEAAEDDLMAETAARLTELSPVF
- the sufU gene encoding Fe-S cluster assembly sulfur transfer protein SufU — translated: MPSEEELYEEHILDHYEDPFHRGELPSRTHSHEDKNPLCGDVVRIDLKLDEEGKIEDCYFSGDGCVISQASASMLLEQIQGKTTDELKQFTAEDMLKLYGPRLTPNRQKCCLLSWRVIQQAVHSPVGAGEG
- a CDS encoding cysteine desulfurase, whose product is MSETTLASPHLLPESVREDFPILDQRVHDGRPLVFLDSAASSHRPRQVIDAIVQCYSHDYANVHRGIHTLSERATDAYELAREKVRGFLGAEHAEEVVFTGGTTAAINAVARAWGDANVGPDDEILLTPMEHHSNLVPWFQLAERTGASIKHIPLTEDGRLDLDRLDEVLTDRTKLCAFASVSNTLGTINPVKELTRRAHESGAVVLVDAAQSAPHMVTDVRQLGVDFLALSGHKMCGPSGVGVLYGRRELLAQTPPFMGGGSMINRVYLDRFTPADIPTRFEAGTPPIAGAIALGAAVDYLQSVGLDAIHRHEEALIDHAWERLQEVPGIRLLGPGPTQRAGLVSFVLERPHPHDIAQLLDFDGVAVRAGHHCTQPLHDLLGITASTRASFYLYNRPEEIDVLVESLKKIGDRFKPSGRKRRRKQ
- a CDS encoding dockerin type I domain-containing protein gives rise to the protein MGSITRAFYGVVAGVACVAITAPARAEQVGVYQAGATVAFDPELYGWIPADAADAGLAVLDTVGGTGAAWQIADSAVGGAAPHYLQPLSGRYLADARQLGWRMTAAARLVSPSGGLPSMGIGVYFDNAAYLLQLDLEGGALVASLWDHNNPVRILSEPLTGVADAQAYHDYELRWSPASGLASLYFDGRHITDWDGVPSVHGPGGNVYQFGASAASGSGVMNFRRVEFETLTSLSIPGDYNGDSAVDAADYAVWRDHLGGGFAAADGNRDGVVNQQDYEVWRDNFGRAAGIGIDQVPEPSALLLAPVAIWLRGRDKRATR
- a CDS encoding substrate-binding domain-containing protein, whose protein sequence is MSTQRTVLMTLLIAAAIGVAVYRISVFQKPTPMVERPSLVIVTGGSEPYWQSIARGAEAAGRDVNAEVKVYMPEADEDVQSQAVLLNKIDTDSVRGVALSPLDAESQTRLIDNLAKDVFVVTVDSDAPLSDRLCYVGTSNRSAGAKAAALVKESVPDGGKVAVLLANLSKDNMLERKAGFQEELIGGDDEDANANGTYEIVAYLVDEGNDKRAGDQLRELLAQHSDLACLVGMNARHGGLLLSVLEDEGRLGDIPLVTFDTSDETLGGIESGHIAATIAQDPYQFGYEATRVLASYCERQASAIPPPGNFSTMTIATKVVRRDNLDEFRTAEADREKKAEAAAKPADDKE
- the mutS gene encoding DNA mismatch repair protein MutS; translation: MSLSPMMQQYHQAKEAAGDALLLFRMGDFYELFYQDAKDAAELLGITLTARDKGDAARGIEPTPMSGFPHHQLDQYLARIVRAGRRAAICDQMEDPKQAKGIVRREVTRIVSPGTLTEDGLLDPKSSNFLAAIVPAGEQTGLAWVDVSTGRFHAAAMATDRLSDQIVRIAPSECLLSDDLPDPADLPERCTRTRRPGWAFGQQVAAEALKKLLGVKSLDGFGFEEDSERDALAIRAAGAIVDYLQETQRSRLGHIDRLLPFENESTLQIDAATWRSLEIAHTLRDGRREGALLGVIDRTVTSPGARLLAEWLRGPLTDAERINGRLDAVAELVDAPSLTDAVREKLRAVYDIERLVSRVTTGRASPRDLSCVGRTLAGLPALKAKLSGRSSERLAQIEQRIDLCPELRAKLEAALEDDCPHQARDGGFVRPGFLPELDECRELMAGGKQWIAKYQAQQVEETGIPSMKVGFNKVFGYYLEVTHAHRDKIPDSFIRKQTLKNAERYITPELKEYEEKVLSAEERVKEIELRVFAELCEQVIEAGRRLLSTAAALAELDVLAGLADLARSRAYTRPTITDAPVLDVEEGRHPVLDVMQPEGQFVPNGVSCAARTEDPEALLNSGAPKPDTRNPETSPSLLLITGPNMAGKSTYIRQTALITLLAQIGSFVPAKRATVGVADRLFARVGASDELSRGQSTFMVEMTETARILNTATRRSLVVLDEIGRGTSTYDGLSLAWAIAECLHNDIGCRALFATHYHELTDLADQLDGVANRSVAVHEHQGDVVFLHQIVEGAADKSYGIHVAKLAGVPRGVNQRAQEILSKLESQHDAETQLTPVEAQPVVSKPAAPADGLQLQLFDAYEHPLVDKIRRLEIDGTTPIDALLMLREWKESLGS